A DNA window from Rossellomorea marisflavi contains the following coding sequences:
- a CDS encoding spore germination protein has translation MGEIRKTPIPKDLGKLEEYMQNHVGLNKSFDLGVRKLMILKKGVHIYYINGLTDASYVIHIVEELVDVNDNERATSKIYDIVHNRLVHQSVEPVKTVEEAVDEVLSGLIAVFVEGAPEALIVDVRSYPGRQPSEPDTEKVVRGSRDGYVENIIVNTALTRRRIRDPRLRFEIFRIGERSKTDISIAYIEDVADPNLIEIVKQELQSIKIDGLTMADKTIEEFLVKQGYNPYPLVRYTERADVGATHLLEGHVLIFVDTSPSVIITPTTYFHHLQHAEEYRQSPAVGTFVRWTRFLGVLASLFLLPLWYLFVLDPSLLPEAIKYVGPDEQTNIPVIAQLFIADLGVEMFRIAAIHTPTPLSTAMGLIAAVLIGQIAIDVGLFQPEVILYVAVASIGTFATPSYELSVANKMARLIILIFVALFHIPGLVIGCTLYVLFVTNIKSLNTPYMWPLLPFSPKAFLQILIRRSVPGAKIRPSIVHAKNRHKQPS, from the coding sequence ATGGGTGAAATCAGAAAGACCCCGATTCCAAAGGACTTGGGGAAACTCGAAGAGTATATGCAAAACCATGTTGGACTGAATAAAAGCTTCGACTTGGGCGTACGTAAGCTCATGATCCTGAAGAAAGGTGTCCATATCTATTACATCAATGGTTTGACCGATGCGTCTTATGTCATTCACATCGTTGAAGAACTCGTTGACGTGAATGATAATGAACGGGCAACCAGTAAGATTTATGATATTGTACACAATCGTCTGGTCCACCAGTCCGTCGAACCTGTCAAAACGGTGGAGGAAGCGGTGGATGAAGTCCTATCAGGGTTGATCGCCGTCTTTGTGGAAGGGGCCCCGGAAGCCCTGATTGTCGATGTGAGGAGCTATCCCGGAAGGCAACCGTCAGAGCCGGATACGGAAAAGGTGGTAAGGGGTTCACGTGATGGCTATGTGGAGAATATCATCGTCAACACAGCCCTGACCCGCAGGAGGATCCGCGATCCGAGACTCCGGTTCGAGATCTTCAGGATAGGTGAACGGTCCAAAACGGACATTTCCATCGCCTATATCGAGGACGTGGCCGATCCGAATCTGATCGAAATCGTCAAACAAGAGCTTCAAAGCATCAAAATCGACGGCCTGACGATGGCCGATAAAACGATCGAGGAATTCCTGGTCAAACAAGGATATAATCCTTACCCCCTCGTCCGGTACACGGAAAGGGCGGACGTCGGGGCGACCCATCTTTTGGAAGGGCATGTGCTCATCTTCGTGGATACCTCACCGAGTGTGATCATCACCCCGACAACCTATTTTCATCATCTTCAGCATGCGGAAGAATATCGCCAATCTCCTGCGGTGGGAACATTTGTCCGCTGGACGAGATTCCTTGGTGTCCTCGCCTCGTTATTCCTTCTGCCTCTATGGTATCTGTTTGTCTTGGATCCATCATTATTGCCGGAAGCAATCAAATATGTAGGTCCGGATGAACAGACCAATATCCCGGTGATCGCCCAGCTCTTCATCGCGGATCTCGGGGTGGAGATGTTCAGGATAGCGGCGATACACACACCGACGCCACTCTCAACGGCCATGGGTCTGATCGCGGCAGTCTTGATCGGTCAGATTGCCATCGATGTCGGCCTTTTCCAACCGGAGGTCATCCTTTATGTTGCGGTTGCATCGATCGGTACCTTTGCCACCCCGAGTTATGAATTAAGCGTTGCCAACAAGATGGCACGACTGATCATCTTGATTTTCGTGGCCCTGTTCCATATTCCGGGACTCGTTATCGGGTGTACCCTTTACGTCCTATTCGTCACCAATATCAAGTCACTGAATACTCCTTATATGTGGCCATTGCTGCCATTCAGTCCGAAAGCGTTCCTTCAGATCCTCATCAGGCGTTCGGTACCGGGAGCCAAAATCAGACCGAGCATCGTCCATGCAAAGAACCGGCATAAACAGCCGAGCTGA
- a CDS encoding stage V sporulation protein AE: protein MTEKKRKVILVTDGDEYAKKAVECVAKEFGGRCISSTKGNPTVLSGPEVVKLIKKAKCDPVFVMFDDSGFLGEGSGERAMKYVAQHDDIEVLGVIAVASHTRHAEWTRVDVCIDKFGELTPYGVDKFGVPEMEMGRLTGDTVYCLDELDVPVIVGVGDIGKMAKRDHYSQGSPITKKAVEIILERSGYNG from the coding sequence ATGACAGAAAAAAAACGGAAGGTCATCCTTGTAACCGACGGTGACGAATATGCGAAAAAGGCCGTTGAATGCGTGGCCAAGGAGTTCGGGGGACGGTGCATTTCCAGCACGAAGGGGAATCCGACCGTCCTCTCGGGACCTGAAGTGGTCAAGTTGATCAAAAAGGCCAAATGCGACCCCGTTTTTGTCATGTTCGATGATAGCGGCTTCCTTGGGGAAGGGTCGGGGGAAAGGGCGATGAAGTACGTGGCGCAGCATGATGATATCGAGGTGCTCGGTGTCATAGCCGTTGCAAGCCATACAAGGCATGCGGAGTGGACGAGGGTCGACGTGTGCATTGATAAATTCGGAGAGCTCACCCCCTATGGAGTCGATAAATTCGGCGTGCCGGAAATGGAGATGGGCAGATTGACTGGTGATACGGTGTATTGTCTGGATGAACTGGACGTGCCGGTCATCGTCGGTGTAGGGGATATAGGGAAAATGGCGAAGCGGGATCACTACTCTCAGGGTAGCCCCATCACGAAAAAAGCAGTGGAAATCATCTTAGAGAGGAGCGGGTACAATGGGTGA
- a CDS encoding stage V sporulation protein AB, with product MTIKIILALFVGFGGGLAVGSGLVAFLTVLGIIPRLTQLTKTMKMIHSYEWAVVTGALSGTVISLNDFTLHTAAVILIPIGAASGIFIGLMAAALTEVLNVFPILAKRIGIESQIITLIMAIVLGKIAGSLFHWLYLVQP from the coding sequence ATGACCATTAAGATCATTCTTGCACTGTTTGTAGGGTTCGGAGGGGGACTTGCTGTGGGCTCCGGGCTCGTGGCCTTCTTGACCGTCCTCGGTATCATCCCGAGGCTCACGCAGTTGACGAAAACGATGAAAATGATTCATTCCTATGAATGGGCGGTCGTGACGGGAGCACTTTCCGGCACGGTGATCTCATTGAATGATTTCACGCTGCACACAGCCGCCGTCATCTTGATTCCGATTGGAGCGGCAAGCGGCATCTTCATCGGTCTGATGGCAGCCGCACTCACGGAGGTGCTCAATGTTTTCCCCATCCTGGCAAAACGGATCGGGATCGAAAGCCAGATCATCACGCTCATCATGGCCATCGTCCTGGGCAAAATCGCAGGATCCCTATTCCATTGGCTGTATCTCGTACAGCCTTAA
- a CDS encoding stage V sporulation protein AA, with translation MENVLYIRLRHRIQVREESLVKLGQIAQLIAPEPILESIRDIPVHHVTVEDKNIIVVDVMTAIRRINAVHPSLDIQTIGPVQTIIEVVYEKKKVSLPLFAGVWLLLFIGTALAIINFHEDVSMREVHQRMYFFITGRVDPHPLIYQIPYSIGLGLGMILFFNHVFKKRINEEPSPLEVEMFNYQQDLDQYVIMHENKESQKKLDDH, from the coding sequence TTGGAGAACGTTCTGTATATCCGATTGCGCCACCGCATCCAAGTGAGGGAAGAGAGTTTAGTGAAATTGGGGCAGATCGCCCAGCTCATCGCACCGGAGCCGATTCTGGAAAGCATAAGGGACATACCTGTCCATCACGTTACCGTGGAAGATAAAAACATCATCGTCGTGGATGTGATGACGGCCATCAGGCGCATCAATGCCGTCCATCCCTCTCTCGATATCCAAACGATCGGTCCAGTCCAAACGATCATCGAAGTGGTGTATGAAAAGAAAAAGGTATCCCTTCCCCTTTTCGCAGGCGTCTGGCTCCTCTTATTCATCGGAACGGCGCTCGCCATCATCAACTTTCACGAAGATGTGAGCATGAGGGAAGTTCATCAGCGCATGTATTTTTTCATTACCGGTCGTGTGGACCCACACCCGTTGATCTATCAGATCCCCTATTCCATCGGTCTGGGTCTCGGGATGATCCTATTCTTCAATCATGTGTTCAAAAAACGGATCAATGAAGAACCAAGTCCCCTTGAAGTAGAGATGTTCAACTACCAGCAGGACCTTGACCAATATGTCATCATGCATGAAAACAAAGAAAGTCAGAAAAAGCTCGATGACCATTAA
- the sigF gene encoding RNA polymerase sporulation sigma factor SigF — protein MDVEVKNEKEKAQPFLKDHEVKELIKLSQEGDQGARDIIVQKNMRLVWSVVQRFLNRGYEPDDLFQIGSIGLLKSVDKFDLSYDVKFSTYAVPMIIGEIQRFIRDDGTVKVSRSLKEMGNKIRKAKDELSKTFGRVPTVNELAEHLEYSPEEVIMAQEASRAPSSIHETVYENDGDPITLLDQIADQTDYKWFDKIALKEAILELDERERLIVYLRYYKDQTQSEVADRLGISQVQVSRLEKKILKSMKEQMNTE, from the coding sequence ATGGATGTCGAAGTGAAAAATGAAAAGGAAAAGGCGCAGCCATTCTTAAAGGATCATGAGGTCAAGGAACTGATAAAGCTCAGTCAAGAAGGTGATCAGGGGGCCAGGGACATCATTGTCCAGAAGAATATGCGGCTGGTCTGGTCCGTCGTCCAGCGTTTCCTCAACCGGGGGTACGAGCCGGACGACCTGTTCCAAATCGGTTCCATCGGCCTTCTGAAATCCGTTGATAAATTTGATTTGAGTTATGATGTGAAATTCTCCACCTATGCGGTCCCCATGATCATCGGGGAGATCCAGCGCTTCATCAGGGACGATGGCACGGTCAAAGTAAGCCGGTCCCTCAAAGAAATGGGGAATAAGATCCGGAAGGCGAAGGATGAGTTGTCGAAAACCTTCGGAAGGGTCCCGACGGTCAATGAACTGGCCGAACATCTGGAGTATTCCCCGGAAGAAGTCATCATGGCCCAGGAAGCCAGCAGGGCTCCTTCTTCCATCCATGAAACGGTCTATGAAAACGACGGGGATCCCATCACATTACTGGATCAGATCGCCGATCAGACCGACTATAAATGGTTTGATAAAATCGCCCTGAAAGAAGCCATCCTGGAACTGGATGAACGCGAACGCCTGATCGTGTACCTACGCTATTACAAAGATCAGACCCAGTCGGAGGTGGCCGACCGGCTTGGTATTTCACAGGTGCAGGTATCGCGCCTGGAAAAGAAGATCCTCAAGTCGATGAAGGAACAAATGAATACAGAATGA
- the spoIIAB gene encoding anti-sigma F factor yields MRNEMSIQFSSVSQNESFARVTVASFIAQLDPTMDELTEIKTVVSEAVTNAIIHGYENKPTGQVFISVIMEEDGYIDMTIRDEGIGIGDVDEARQPLYTSKPELERSGMGFTIMENFMDEIEISSHPGTGTTVRLKKHLTNSKTLCN; encoded by the coding sequence ATGAGGAATGAAATGAGTATCCAGTTCAGTTCAGTGAGTCAGAATGAATCCTTTGCCCGTGTGACCGTCGCATCCTTCATCGCACAGCTCGATCCGACGATGGATGAACTCACGGAAATCAAAACCGTCGTCTCAGAGGCCGTGACCAATGCCATCATCCACGGCTATGAAAACAAACCGACGGGTCAGGTATTCATCTCTGTCATCATGGAGGAAGATGGCTACATCGATATGACCATCCGGGACGAAGGGATTGGAATCGGAGATGTGGATGAAGCACGCCAACCCCTATATACGTCGAAGCCGGAGCTGGAGCGTTCAGGCATGGGCTTCACAATCATGGAAAACTTCATGGATGAAATCGAAATATCCTCACACCCAGGTACAGGCACCACGGTAAGGCTGAAAAAGCACTTAACCAATAGTAAAACGCTATGCAATTAA
- the spoIIAA gene encoding anti-sigma F factor antagonist translates to MSLAIDLEVKSDVLCIRLSGELDHHTADELRERASALIESENIRHIILNLEELSFMDSSGLGVILGRYKQIKQKHGEMVVCAISHSVNRLFDMSGLFKIIRLEPSEENALQRLGVA, encoded by the coding sequence GTGAGTCTTGCTATTGACCTAGAAGTGAAAAGTGACGTCCTGTGCATCCGTCTGAGCGGGGAGTTGGATCATCATACCGCCGATGAATTAAGGGAAAGGGCATCCGCCCTGATCGAGAGTGAAAATATCCGCCATATCATCCTGAACCTTGAAGAACTGAGCTTCATGGATAGTTCCGGCCTGGGTGTGATCCTTGGCCGCTACAAACAAATCAAGCAAAAACACGGAGAGATGGTCGTTTGTGCCATTTCTCATTCAGTCAACCGCCTTTTTGATATGTCGGGGCTCTTCAAGATCATCCGTCTTGAGCCTTCTGAAGAAAATGCACTGCAACGATTGGGGGTCGCTTGA
- a CDS encoding D-alanyl-D-alanine carboxypeptidase family protein has translation MKRVLSILTLCFFIFSLNPVSGFAEEKKSELAEVAKSAVLIERDTGSVLYDKNSHERLAPASMTKIMTMILIMEAIENGQVDWKDKIRTSEHAASMGGSQIFLEPGETMSVEEMLKGIAIGSANDASVAMAEHLAGSEKGFVEKMNAKVKELGLKDTQFKNPTGLPSKGHYSSAHDMAMMAKELLKYDGITKFTGSYESYLRENTDKKFWLVNTNKLVRFYDGVDGLKTGFTNEAKYCLTATAKKGNMRVIAVVFGAPSPKDRNNEVSTMLDYAFNQYQTKPLYKKGDGIGEAKVSKGKDRKLQAVTQEPVSILTQKGEKLDKVEQKVSIAEEVKAPIKKGDEIGKLVIMNKGKKVLETPLVAKSDVEKASWWDFYKRSLSMFTKTDQ, from the coding sequence ATGAAACGTGTACTGTCTATCCTAACGCTATGTTTCTTCATTTTTTCATTGAACCCCGTATCGGGATTTGCTGAGGAGAAGAAGTCCGAGCTTGCTGAAGTAGCAAAATCAGCGGTCCTGATCGAAAGGGATACGGGCTCTGTCCTATACGATAAAAACAGTCATGAACGCCTGGCCCCGGCATCCATGACAAAGATCATGACCATGATCCTGATCATGGAAGCGATCGAGAACGGCCAGGTCGACTGGAAGGATAAGATCCGCACCAGTGAACATGCAGCATCGATGGGCGGCTCGCAGATCTTCCTTGAACCAGGTGAAACAATGTCTGTGGAGGAAATGCTGAAAGGGATTGCCATCGGTTCCGCCAATGACGCATCTGTTGCCATGGCAGAGCATCTCGCAGGCAGTGAAAAAGGCTTCGTTGAAAAAATGAACGCCAAGGTAAAGGAACTCGGATTGAAGGACACCCAGTTTAAAAATCCGACCGGACTACCGTCAAAGGGCCATTACAGTTCTGCCCACGATATGGCCATGATGGCAAAGGAATTATTGAAATATGACGGCATCACGAAGTTCACGGGAAGCTATGAATCGTATCTCAGGGAAAACACTGACAAAAAGTTCTGGCTTGTGAATACCAATAAACTCGTCCGCTTCTATGACGGGGTGGATGGTCTCAAGACCGGTTTCACCAATGAGGCCAAATACTGTCTCACGGCCACTGCGAAAAAAGGGAATATGAGGGTCATTGCCGTCGTATTCGGTGCACCTTCCCCTAAGGACCGCAACAATGAAGTGAGCACCATGCTCGATTACGCCTTCAATCAATATCAAACGAAGCCCCTCTATAAAAAGGGTGACGGCATCGGCGAAGCAAAAGTATCCAAAGGAAAAGACCGCAAACTCCAAGCTGTCACACAGGAACCGGTTTCAATCCTGACTCAAAAAGGGGAGAAGCTTGATAAGGTGGAGCAGAAGGTGAGCATCGCGGAAGAGGTGAAGGCCCCGATCAAGAAAGGGGACGAAATCGGGAAACTCGTCATCATGAACAAAGGGAAGAAAGTTCTTGAAACACCTCTTGTGGCAAAGAGTGATGTGGAGAAGGCAAGCTGGTGGGATTTTTATAAACGAAGCCTGAGCATGTTCACGAAAACCGATCAATAA
- a CDS encoding pyrimidine-nucleoside phosphorylase has translation MRMVDLIEKKRDGKELTTEEINFIVNGYTEGSIPDYQVSALTMAIFFKDMTERERADLTMAMVESGDQIDLSAIEGIKVDKHSTGGVGDTTTLVLGPLVAAVGVPVAKMSGRGLGHTGGTIDKLEAIEGFHVEIENDEFIRLVNKNKLAVIGQSGNLTPADKKLYSLRDVTATVNSIPLIASSIMSKKIAAGADAIVLDVKTGAGAFMKTLDDSKELASAMVNIGNNVGRKTMAVISDMSQPLGFAIGNALEVKEAIDTLKGEGPEDLTELCLTLGSHMVYLAEQANSIEEARERLIKAMKDGSALESFKVFLASQGGDASIVDEPSKLPQAAHISELPAKEAGYVSEIIADAVGTAAMWLGAGRATKDSVIDLAVGLELRKKIGDRVEAGESLVTIYSNDEAELERVKEKLYESIKLSSEKVAAPTLIHTEITH, from the coding sequence ATGAGAATGGTTGACCTAATAGAGAAAAAACGAGATGGAAAAGAACTGACGACGGAGGAAATCAACTTCATCGTAAACGGATATACAGAAGGATCCATTCCGGATTATCAGGTTAGCGCCTTGACCATGGCGATCTTCTTCAAGGATATGACCGAAAGGGAGCGTGCCGATTTGACCATGGCGATGGTGGAGTCGGGTGATCAGATAGACCTTTCCGCCATAGAAGGCATCAAAGTGGATAAACACTCGACGGGGGGTGTCGGTGATACGACGACCCTCGTACTCGGGCCCCTTGTGGCGGCAGTAGGAGTGCCTGTGGCGAAGATGAGCGGTCGCGGACTCGGACATACCGGCGGGACCATTGACAAGCTGGAAGCCATTGAAGGCTTCCATGTGGAAATTGAAAATGACGAATTCATCCGTCTTGTAAACAAAAACAAGCTGGCGGTCATCGGACAAAGCGGAAACCTGACCCCCGCCGATAAAAAGCTGTATTCGCTTCGTGACGTGACAGCCACGGTGAATAGCATCCCGCTGATCGCAAGCTCCATCATGAGCAAAAAGATCGCAGCAGGAGCCGACGCCATTGTACTGGACGTCAAAACCGGAGCAGGTGCCTTCATGAAGACTCTCGATGACTCCAAGGAGCTTGCGAGTGCCATGGTGAATATCGGGAACAATGTTGGCCGGAAAACGATGGCCGTCATCTCTGATATGAGTCAGCCCCTCGGATTTGCCATCGGGAATGCCCTCGAGGTGAAGGAAGCAATCGATACGCTGAAGGGCGAAGGGCCGGAAGACTTGACTGAACTTTGTTTGACCCTCGGAAGTCATATGGTCTACCTGGCCGAACAGGCGAATTCCATAGAAGAAGCCCGTGAACGACTCATAAAAGCCATGAAGGATGGGTCCGCCCTTGAAAGCTTCAAGGTCTTCCTCGCCTCCCAAGGAGGAGACGCGTCCATCGTGGATGAACCGTCCAAGCTCCCTCAGGCTGCACACATCAGTGAACTGCCCGCCAAGGAAGCAGGATATGTATCCGAGATCATCGCAGATGCCGTCGGGACTGCAGCCATGTGGCTCGGAGCGGGACGGGCGACGAAGGATTCCGTCATCGACCTTGCCGTCGGGCTCGAGCTCAGGAAGAAGATCGGTGACCGGGTAGAGGCCGGGGAGTCATTGGTGACCATATACAGCAATGATGAAGCGGAACTGGAACGGGTAAAGGAAAAGCTATATGAAAGCATCAAGCTTTCTTCTGAGAAAGTAGCAGCACCGACCCTGATTCACACAGAAATCACACATTGA
- a CDS encoding purine-nucleoside phosphorylase — protein MKYEQIERAARYLNERFTKTPKIGLILGSGLGVLADEIEEPVKIPYNEIPDFPVSTVEGHAGQLVYGGLSGQEVVAMQGRFHFYEGYDFDKVTFPVRVMKELGVEILIVTNAAGGVNESFKAGDLMIITDHINNMGGNPLIGPNDSRMGPRFPDMSEAYSKELRHLAKEIAAKLSIDVQEGVYVGNTGPTYETPAEVRLARVLGGDAVGMSTVPEVIVARHGGMKVLGISCISNMAAGILDQPLSHDEVMETTVLVRANFLSYVKEIVKSL, from the coding sequence ATGAAATACGAACAAATAGAAAGAGCCGCACGCTACCTGAACGAACGATTCACCAAAACACCTAAAATCGGTTTGATACTGGGTTCGGGACTCGGAGTCCTGGCAGATGAGATCGAAGAGCCTGTCAAAATCCCATACAACGAAATCCCCGATTTCCCGGTCTCGACGGTGGAAGGGCATGCCGGTCAGCTTGTATACGGCGGACTTTCCGGTCAGGAAGTCGTTGCAATGCAGGGACGCTTCCATTTCTACGAAGGATATGATTTCGATAAAGTAACCTTCCCGGTGCGCGTAATGAAGGAGCTTGGAGTCGAAATCCTGATCGTGACGAACGCTGCTGGAGGAGTGAACGAGAGCTTCAAAGCAGGCGACCTTATGATCATCACGGATCATATCAACAATATGGGAGGGAATCCCCTCATCGGCCCGAATGACTCGCGCATGGGCCCCCGCTTCCCGGATATGTCGGAAGCCTATTCGAAGGAGCTTCGGCATCTTGCCAAGGAAATTGCCGCTAAGCTTTCCATTGACGTACAGGAAGGGGTCTACGTGGGGAATACAGGTCCTACGTATGAAACACCTGCAGAAGTCCGCCTGGCACGTGTCCTCGGAGGTGACGCGGTCGGAATGTCCACCGTTCCGGAAGTCATCGTAGCCCGCCACGGCGGAATGAAAGTTCTCGGGATCTCATGCATTTCCAACATGGCTGCAGGGATCCTGGATCAGCCCCTTTCCCATGATGAGGTCATGGAGACGACCGTACTGGTACGTGCCAACTTCCTCTCCTATGTAAAAGAAATCGTCAAGTCATTGTAA
- the deoB gene encoding phosphopentomutase — MSSYTYKRVHLIVMDSVGIGEAPDADLFNDTGADTLGHIAEHMNGLHMPNMAKLGLSNIREIKGIDKAEKPLAHYTKMQEASVGKDTMTGHWEIMGLNIDTPFKTYPEGFPEKLIQKLEAETGRTVIGNKPASGTAIIDELGKEHMETGALIVYTSADPVLQIAAHEDIIPIEEQYRICEIARELTKDDEFLVGRVIARPFIGEPGAFKRTSNRHDYALKPFDRTVMNELKDAGYDVIAIGKISDIYNGEGVTDSVRTKDNMDGMDGFIRTMDQPFTGLSFLNLVDFDAQFGHRRDPEGYGKALEEFDARLPEVFEKMTEEDLLIITADHGNDPTAPGTDHTREYVPLLVYSKRFSGEGEELPVRKTFADIGATVADNFNVKHPKFGESFLTSLK, encoded by the coding sequence ATGAGCAGCTATACATACAAAAGGGTCCACCTGATCGTGATGGATTCAGTGGGAATAGGGGAAGCACCCGATGCAGACCTGTTCAATGATACAGGTGCCGATACCCTCGGTCACATCGCGGAACATATGAATGGGCTCCATATGCCCAATATGGCCAAGCTTGGTCTGAGCAACATCCGTGAGATCAAAGGGATCGACAAGGCTGAAAAGCCCCTTGCCCACTACACGAAAATGCAGGAAGCATCCGTAGGGAAAGACACGATGACAGGACACTGGGAAATCATGGGCTTGAACATCGATACACCGTTCAAAACCTATCCGGAAGGCTTTCCGGAAAAGCTCATCCAGAAACTGGAGGCGGAAACGGGCAGGACCGTCATCGGGAACAAGCCTGCAAGCGGAACGGCCATCATCGATGAACTGGGGAAAGAACATATGGAGACCGGTGCCTTGATTGTGTATACATCCGCCGATCCCGTCCTGCAGATTGCAGCCCATGAAGACATCATCCCCATCGAAGAACAGTACCGCATCTGCGAAATCGCCAGGGAACTCACGAAGGATGATGAATTCCTCGTTGGCCGTGTAATCGCCCGCCCCTTCATCGGTGAGCCGGGGGCTTTCAAAAGAACATCGAATCGACATGACTATGCCTTGAAACCATTCGATCGCACCGTCATGAACGAGCTGAAGGATGCTGGGTACGATGTGATCGCCATCGGGAAGATCTCCGATATCTACAACGGGGAAGGGGTGACGGATTCGGTCCGGACAAAGGACAATATGGACGGTATGGATGGATTCATCCGCACCATGGACCAGCCGTTTACAGGCTTGAGCTTCCTCAATCTTGTCGACTTTGACGCCCAATTCGGCCATCGCCGTGATCCTGAAGGTTATGGGAAAGCTTTGGAAGAATTCGATGCCAGGCTTCCGGAGGTTTTCGAGAAAATGACCGAAGAAGACCTTCTCATCATCACGGCGGATCATGGGAATGACCCGACGGCTCCAGGAACCGACCATACGCGTGAATATGTGCCGCTTCTCGTCTATTCAAAGCGATTCAGCGGAGAGGGTGAAGAGCTTCCTGTAAGGAAGACATTCGCCGATATCGGGGCTACGGTTGCCGACAACTTCAATGTGAAACATCCAAAGTTCGGGGAAAGCTTCCTGACGTCACTGAAATAA
- the xerD gene encoding site-specific tyrosine recombinase XerD has protein sequence MEDRIEDYMHFLTVEKGLSKNTIDSYKRDLKSYSLYIKNVEGMEGWGEVSRVNIVQFLGHLGDQGKSSKTVARHVASIRSFHQFLLREKAVEQDPTVHLETPKTERKLPKILSLSEVEALLEAPDASTPLGMRDKAMLELLYATGIRVSELIGMKLDDLHLNMGFIRCIGKGNKERIIPIGQTAMNVLGDYLEHSRLKLRSGKERDDHLFLNHHGRGMSRQGFWKNLKALQKKANIEKELTPHTLRHSFATHLLENGADLRAVQEMLGHADISTTQIYTHVTKTRLKDVYTKFHPRA, from the coding sequence TTGGAAGACCGCATAGAAGATTACATGCATTTCTTGACAGTGGAAAAGGGGCTTTCGAAAAATACGATTGACTCCTACAAGCGCGATTTGAAGAGCTACTCCCTCTATATTAAAAATGTAGAAGGGATGGAAGGCTGGGGTGAGGTATCACGTGTCAACATCGTCCAGTTCCTCGGGCATCTTGGTGATCAGGGGAAGTCGTCGAAGACCGTGGCCAGGCATGTGGCTTCGATCCGCTCATTCCACCAGTTCCTTCTGAGAGAGAAAGCCGTGGAGCAGGATCCAACGGTCCATCTCGAGACACCGAAGACCGAACGTAAGCTGCCCAAGATCCTGAGCCTATCCGAGGTGGAGGCGCTCCTCGAAGCGCCCGATGCCTCCACTCCCCTCGGCATGAGGGATAAGGCCATGCTTGAGCTCTTATATGCAACAGGGATCCGTGTAAGTGAACTCATCGGTATGAAGCTCGATGATCTTCATCTCAATATGGGATTCATCCGCTGTATCGGGAAGGGGAATAAGGAAAGGATCATCCCCATCGGCCAGACGGCGATGAATGTCCTCGGGGATTACCTCGAACATTCCCGTCTGAAGCTCAGGTCGGGCAAAGAACGGGATGATCACCTTTTTCTTAATCATCATGGCCGCGGGATGAGCAGGCAGGGGTTCTGGAAGAATCTCAAGGCCCTTCAGAAAAAGGCCAATATCGAGAAGGAACTCACGCCTCATACACTACGGCATTCATTCGCCACGCATCTCCTTGAAAATGGAGCCGATCTGCGGGCGGTTCAGGAAATGCTCGGACATGCCGATATTTCCACCACGCAAATCTATACGCACGTGACAAAGACCCGCCTGAAGGATGTATATACGAAATTCCACCCAAGGGCTTAG
- a CDS encoding YqzK family protein, whose protein sequence is MGKGVRMIWQTLKVFILFTGSTILFYYGIMWIGEEYEGYHRYDEPEGSAVKVSSAVADEEAHWYDRLLFFYTNGE, encoded by the coding sequence ATGGGTAAAGGAGTCCGGATGATCTGGCAGACGCTGAAGGTGTTTATCCTTTTTACGGGATCGACGATCCTTTTTTATTACGGCATCATGTGGATCGGTGAAGAATACGAAGGGTATCACCGATATGATGAACCGGAGGGGTCGGCAGTGAAAGTTTCCTCGGCGGTTGCAGACGAGGAAGCACACTGGTATGATCGATTATTATTTTTTTATACGAACGGGGAGTAA